One window of the Natrinema sp. CBA1119 genome contains the following:
- the deoC gene encoding deoxyribose-phosphate aldolase, which produces MDRSELAPLIDHTVLGPETTPADVRAVLDDAQEHGMNACIPPYGVELAAEYAPNVTLATVVGFPHGQQAPDVKRREGVTAWKDGADELDVVINVGRLLAGDDEAVEAELAELVAAVPIPVKVIIETALLSDAEKRRACEAARAADAAMVKTSTGFASVASEKQRANGEAVSAGATIPDVELMSECLPVKASGGVGSYEDALAMLEAGAERIGASSGVEILEGAPE; this is translated from the coding sequence ATGGATCGCAGCGAGCTCGCCCCCCTGATCGACCACACCGTCCTCGGTCCCGAGACGACGCCCGCCGATGTTCGAGCCGTCCTTGACGACGCTCAGGAGCACGGCATGAACGCCTGTATCCCGCCCTACGGGGTCGAGTTGGCCGCCGAGTACGCGCCGAACGTCACCCTCGCGACGGTGGTCGGCTTCCCGCACGGCCAACAAGCGCCCGACGTGAAACGACGCGAGGGCGTGACGGCTTGGAAGGACGGCGCCGACGAACTCGACGTCGTCATCAACGTCGGTCGCCTGCTGGCCGGCGACGACGAGGCCGTCGAGGCCGAACTCGCGGAACTGGTCGCCGCCGTGCCGATCCCGGTCAAGGTGATCATCGAGACCGCGCTCCTCTCCGACGCGGAGAAACGCCGGGCCTGCGAGGCCGCTCGAGCGGCCGACGCGGCGATGGTGAAAACCTCAACCGGCTTCGCGAGCGTTGCGTCGGAGAAGCAACGTGCGAACGGCGAAGCCGTGAGCGCCGGTGCCACGATTCCCGACGTCGAACTCATGAGCGAGTGTCTCCCCGTCAAGGCCAGCGGCGGCGTCGGCAGCTACGAGGATGCGCTGGCGATGCTCGAGGCCGGTGCCGAACGCATCGGGGCCTCGAGCGGGGTCGAGATCCTCGAGGGCGCGCCGGAGTAG
- a CDS encoding ribose 1,5-bisphosphate isomerase: protein MADTDPVTAPAVESTADDIAAMEIRGAATIADAAAAALATQAERSGAENPAEFRRQLRTAARTLYETRPTAVSLPNALRYVLRGMDGDTVADLRESTITCAEAFQRDLAQAQDRLGEIGANRLRDGDVVMTHCHSTDALSCLEAALEDGTELEAIVKETRPRKQGHITARQLREWGVPVTLIADNAARRYLDRADHVLVGADSIAADGSVINKIGTSGLAVNARDRGVPVVVAAQTIKLHPDTMTGHTVEIEMRDETEVLSDEERAAITGTDASDEAGLTVENPAFDVTPPRYVDAIVTERGQFPPESIVTLMRELFGEPTDDPWDA from the coding sequence ATGGCCGACACAGACCCCGTCACCGCTCCGGCCGTCGAATCCACCGCCGACGACATCGCCGCGATGGAGATCCGCGGCGCGGCGACCATCGCCGACGCGGCCGCCGCGGCGCTGGCGACGCAGGCCGAACGCTCCGGGGCCGAGAACCCTGCGGAATTCCGGAGACAGCTCCGGACCGCCGCGCGGACGCTCTACGAGACGCGGCCGACGGCGGTCAGCCTCCCGAACGCCCTCCGGTACGTGCTTCGGGGAATGGACGGCGACACCGTCGCCGACCTCCGAGAATCGACGATTACCTGCGCCGAGGCCTTCCAGCGCGACCTCGCGCAGGCACAGGATCGACTCGGTGAGATCGGTGCGAACCGGCTGCGTGACGGCGACGTCGTCATGACCCACTGCCACTCGACGGACGCCCTCTCGTGTCTCGAGGCCGCGCTCGAGGACGGGACGGAGCTCGAGGCGATCGTCAAGGAAACGCGACCGAGAAAACAGGGCCACATCACCGCGCGACAGCTGCGCGAGTGGGGCGTGCCGGTGACGCTGATCGCGGACAACGCGGCTCGCCGGTACCTCGATCGGGCGGATCACGTGCTCGTCGGGGCCGACAGCATCGCGGCGGACGGCAGCGTGATCAACAAGATCGGAACGAGCGGCCTGGCGGTCAACGCCCGCGATCGGGGCGTGCCGGTGGTGGTCGCGGCCCAGACGATCAAGCTCCATCCGGACACGATGACGGGTCACACCGTCGAGATCGAAATGCGAGACGAAACGGAGGTCCTGTCGGACGAGGAACGGGCGGCGATCACCGGCACGGACGCGAGCGACGAGGCCGGGCTGACCGTCGAGAACCCCGCGTTCGACGTCACACCACCGCGGTACGTCGACGCTATCGTCACCGAACGCGGCCAGTTCCCGCCGGAGAGCATCGTGACGCTCATGCGGGAACTGTTCGGCGAACCGACCGACGACCCGTGGGACGCCTGA
- a CDS encoding DUF63 family protein, with protein MVLPEGFVVPPWYLLVPVIVFLGSVLALLWALEPPVTDRTVLAFAPWMMFGASLHVLYKINAFQINAFPASIESLFSAPIVYAVTAIIAGIVWIIAIFLHVGGLQPTISRFVGIAGTAFFTVFAMFAVLRSIEAGVFEPFWPVIAVVVAGIVTAIAWIALSLWFTDVATTTSTTGALVVFGHTLDGVTTAIGYDVLGAAESVPLSLVLLEAGEALPTAEYIGSGWLFVLVKVSLAMVILGLFREYVEEAPRQARTLLALVAAVGLGPATHNTLLFMVS; from the coding sequence ATGGTATTACCCGAGGGGTTCGTCGTCCCGCCGTGGTACCTCCTGGTCCCGGTCATCGTTTTCCTCGGTAGTGTCCTCGCGCTGTTGTGGGCGCTCGAGCCGCCGGTGACCGATCGGACGGTTCTGGCGTTCGCGCCGTGGATGATGTTCGGCGCGAGTCTACACGTCCTCTACAAGATAAACGCGTTCCAGATCAACGCGTTCCCGGCGAGTATCGAGTCCCTGTTCAGCGCCCCGATAGTCTACGCGGTAACGGCGATCATCGCGGGGATCGTCTGGATCATCGCGATCTTTCTCCACGTCGGCGGTCTCCAGCCGACGATCTCGCGGTTTGTCGGGATCGCCGGAACAGCGTTTTTCACCGTCTTCGCGATGTTCGCGGTCCTTCGGAGCATCGAGGCGGGGGTCTTCGAACCGTTCTGGCCCGTCATCGCCGTCGTCGTCGCCGGTATCGTCACCGCCATCGCCTGGATCGCGCTGAGCCTCTGGTTTACCGACGTCGCGACGACCACGAGCACGACGGGCGCGCTCGTCGTCTTCGGACACACGCTCGACGGCGTCACGACCGCGATCGGCTACGACGTCCTCGGGGCTGCCGAGAGCGTACCGCTCTCGCTGGTGCTCCTCGAGGCCGGGGAGGCGCTACCGACTGCCGAGTACATCGGTTCAGGCTGGCTGTTCGTCCTCGTGAAAGTCTCGCTCGCGATGGTCATCCTCGGGTTGTTCCGGGAGTACGTCGAGGAGGCACCGCGACAGGCCCGCACACTGCTCGCGCTGGTCGCCGCAGTCGGGCTCGGCCCGGCGACCCACAACACGCTGCTGTTCATGGTCTCCTGA
- a CDS encoding carbohydrate kinase family protein, with protein MDPIPVLTAGHVNWDVTLRVDRLPQPDGEASIRSQRQSGGGSAANVAAALTGLDVDTGLIGSVGDDDNGLLARRELEAAGISLAGVRVVEGAETAVKYLLVDDAGEVAILGNDGVNEAVTPDDLEPDRIRAAEHVHLTGQRPDTAAAIARIASEAGSSVSFDPGRRLADREYGEALALADVVFVTDREATALLETDSVDVAGDGRIVVVTCGADGAEAYTPSGSVVHPGFDVDPVDTAGSGDAFAAGFLATWLEGVDIDRALAYGNACGALTASRDGARSAPTAEAVEDVLARHS; from the coding sequence ATGGATCCGATACCGGTGCTCACGGCCGGCCACGTCAACTGGGACGTGACCCTTCGCGTCGACAGGCTTCCCCAACCCGACGGCGAGGCCTCGATCCGCTCGCAACGCCAGTCCGGCGGCGGCAGCGCCGCCAACGTCGCCGCCGCGCTCACAGGACTCGACGTCGACACCGGGTTGATCGGGAGCGTCGGCGACGACGACAACGGCCTGCTCGCCCGCCGCGAACTCGAGGCCGCGGGCATCTCGCTCGCGGGCGTCCGGGTGGTCGAGGGGGCCGAAACGGCCGTCAAGTATCTCCTCGTCGACGATGCGGGCGAGGTCGCGATCCTCGGCAACGACGGCGTCAACGAAGCGGTCACACCGGACGATCTCGAGCCGGATCGAATTCGGGCGGCCGAACACGTCCACCTCACGGGACAACGGCCCGACACCGCCGCCGCGATCGCTCGGATCGCCAGCGAGGCCGGCAGTTCGGTCAGTTTCGATCCCGGCCGCCGACTCGCCGACCGGGAGTACGGCGAGGCCCTGGCGCTGGCCGACGTCGTCTTCGTGACCGATCGGGAGGCCACAGCGCTGCTCGAGACCGATTCGGTAGACGTCGCCGGCGACGGTCGAATCGTCGTCGTCACCTGCGGGGCCGACGGGGCGGAAGCGTACACGCCGAGCGGTTCCGTCGTTCACCCCGGGTTCGACGTCGACCCCGTCGACACCGCCGGTTCCGGCGACGCCTTCGCCGCGGGGTTTCTCGCAACGTGGCTCGAGGGTGTTGACATTGACCGCGCGCTCGCGTACGGGAACGCCTGCGGGGCGCTGACCGCGAGTCGCGAC